One genomic window of Gossypium hirsutum isolate 1008001.06 chromosome D11, Gossypium_hirsutum_v2.1, whole genome shotgun sequence includes the following:
- the LOC107926824 gene encoding GRF1-interacting factor 1 isoform X2, with product MYGHLESGFRIKYLDENKSLILKIVESQNSGKLSECAENQARLQRNLMYLAAIADSQPQPPTMHAQFPSGGIMQPGAGHYMQHQQAQQMTQQSLMAARSSMLYSQQPFSALQQQQQQALHSQLGMSSGGSTGLHMLQTESSTAGGSGALGAGGFPDFGRGSSGEGIHGGRPMAGGSKQDIGSAGSAEGRGGSSGGQGGDGGETLYLKAADDGN from the exons ATGTATGGTCATTTGGAATCAGGCTTTCGGATTAAG TATCTCGATGAGAACAAGTCATTGATCTTAAAGATTGTTGAGAGCCAGAATTCTGGGAAATTGAGTGAATGTGCGGA GAACCAAGCAAGGCTGCAGCGAAACCTCATGTACCTGGCTGCCATTGCGGATTCTCAACCCCAACCACCCACCATGCATGCACAG TTTCCATCTGGTGGTATCATGCAGCCAGGAGCTGGGCACTACATGCAGCACCAACAAGCTCAACAGATGACACAGCAGTCGCTTATGGCTGCTCGGTCCTCAATGTTGTATTCTCAGCAACCATTTTCCGCACTGCAACAACAACAGCAGCAAGCTTTGCACAGTCAGCTTGGCATGAGCTCTGGCGGAAGCACAGGCCTTCATATGCTGCAAACTGAATCTAGCACTGCAGGTGGCAGTGGAGCACTTGGGGCTGGAGGGTTTCCTGATTTTGGACGTGGTTCTTCTGGAGAAGGCATCCATGGTGGCAGGCCAATGGCAGGTGGAAGCAAGCAAGATATCGGGAGTGCCGGCTCAGCTGAAGGTCGTGGAGGAAGCTCTGGTGGTCAGGGTGGTGATGGGGGTGAAACCCTTTACTTAAAAGCAGCCGATGACGGGAACTGA
- the LOC107926825 gene encoding LOW QUALITY PROTEIN: myosin-9-like (The sequence of the model RefSeq protein was modified relative to this genomic sequence to represent the inferred CDS: inserted 1 base in 1 codon), protein MATVNITVGSHVWVEDPDESWIDGVVSKITGKDVAINTTNGKTVTEKLSKIYPKDLEAPPGGVDDMTKLSYLHEPGVLQNLKARYELNEIYTYTGNILIAINPFQKLPHIYDSHMMQQYKGAPFGELSPHVFAVADVAYRAMINERKSNSILVSGESGAGKTETTKMLMRYLAFLGGRVATEGRTVEQQVLESNPVLEAFGNAKTVRNNNSSRFGKFVEIQFDKHGRISGAAIRTYLLERSRVCQVSDPERNYHCFYLLCAAPQEEVDKYKLGNPKSFHYLNQSRCYELVGVSDAQDYLATRRAMDIVGISDKEQEAIFRVVAAILHLGNICFTKGKEVDSSVPKDDQAKFHLKTTAELLMCDVNALEDALCKRVMVTPEEVIKRSLDPQSATISRDGLAKTLYSRLFDWLVDKINKSIGQDPNSKFLIGVLDIYGFESFKTNSFEQFCINFTNEKLQQHFNQHVFKMEQEEYTKEKINWSYIEFVDNQDVLDLIEKKPGGIVALLDEACMFPKSTHETFANKLYQTFKNHKRFIKPKLSRTDFTIAHYAGDVLYQSDQFLDKNKDYVVPEHQDLLSASKCSFVSGLFPPLPEETSKSSKFSSIGSRFKLQLQSLMDTLNSTEPHYIRCVKPNNQLKPAIFENVNIMQQLRCGGVLEAIRISMAGYPTRKPFFEFINRFGLLHPEALEGNYDEKVACQKILEKAGLQGYQIGLTKIFLRAGQMAELDTRRAEVLNTAAKTIQRRIRTHISRKRFLAIQKASINLQAICRGRLACKVYSNKREQAAALKIQKNIRRHQSRQAYKKLHVSALVLQTGMRAMAAHNELRFRKLNKAATLVQARWRCRRAATYYKKXQRGCIVTQTRWRGRVARRELRKLKMAARETGALKEAKDKLEKNVEELTWRLQLEKRLRTDLEEAKAQEVAKLQNTLQEMQKTIDETNELLEKERESAKKAIEEAPPVVQEKEVLVEDTKQIESLTEELETLKTSLESEKQRADSAEEKYNELKESSEETGKKLDETEKKLKQLQDTLRGLEEKLTNLESENKVLRQQAVSMTPNKFLSGRSRSILQRGSESGHLEPRVPIDLHSSSINHREPHEVEEKPQKSLNEKQQENQDLLIRCIAQHLGFAGNRPIAACIIYKCLLQWRSFEVERTSVFDRIIQTIGNAIETQDNNDVLAYWLSNASTLLLLLQCTLKASGAAGMTPQRRRSSSATLFGRMTQSFRGAPQGVSLALINGGVTAGVDTLRQVEAKYPALLFKQQLTAYVEKIYGMIRDNLKKEISPLLGLCIQAPRTSRASLVKGASRSVANTAGQQALIAHWQGIVKSLGNFLNTLKLNFVPPFLVRKVFTQIFSFINVQLFNSLLLRRECCSFSNGEYVKAGLAELEHWCYEATDEYAGLAWDELKHIRQAIGFLVIHQKSKKTLDEISHDLCPVLSIQQLYRISTMYWDDKYGTHSVSPDVIANMRVLMTEDSNNAVSNSFLLDDDSSIPFSVDDLSKSMEQIDIADIEPPPLIRENIGFSFLLPRSD, encoded by the exons ATG GCAACGGTAAATATTACTGTAGGGTCTCACGTGTGGGTTGAAGACCCAGATGAATCTTGGATTGATGGGGTGGTTTCGAAAATTACTGGAAAAGATGTTGCGATTAACACCACTAATGGAAAAACG GTCactgaaaaattatcaaaaatatatCCAAAAGACTTGGAAGCTCCACCTGGTGGAGTTGATGACATGACCAAGCTATCTTATCTACATGAGCCTGGAGTTTTGCAGAATTTGAAAGCTAGATATGAACTCAATGAAATTTAT ACTTATACAGGAAATATATTAATTGCTATTAATCCATTCCAAAAACTGCCTCACATCTATGATTCTCATATGATGCAACAATACAAGGGAGCCCCATTTGGGGAGCTAAGTCCTCATGTTTTTGCAGTTGCTGATGTTGCATACAG GGCCATGATTAATGAAAGGAAAAGCAATTCAATTCTGGTTAGTGGTGAAAGTGGAGCAGGTAAAACTGAGACCACGAAGATGCTTATGCGATACCTTGCCTTTCTTGGTGGTCGAGTTGCCACCGAAGGACGGACAGTAGAACAACAAGTTCTTGAA TCTAATCCAGTTCTTGAAGCATTTGGCAATGCTAAAACTGTTCGAAATAATAACTCCAG TCGTTTCGGTAAATTTGTTGAGATCCAGTTTGATAAGCATGGAAGAATATCAGGAGCTGCTATCAGAACTTACCTTCTAGAGAGATCTCGGGTTTGCCAAGTTTCTGACCCTGAGCGCAACTACCACTGTTTTTATCTTCTTTGTGCGGCACCACAGGAG GAAGTTGATAAGTATAAGTTGGGAAACCCCAAAAGCTTTCACTATCTTAACCAGTCACGCTGCTATGAACTGGTTGGTGTAAGTGATGCCCAAGATTATCTTGCGACACGGAGAGCTATGGATATTGTCGGAATTAGTGACAAGGAGCAG GAAGCCATTTTCAGAGTTGTTGCTGCAATTCTCCATCTTGGAAACATTTGTTTCACTAAAGGAAAGGAAGTTGATTCATCAGTTCCGAAAGATGACCAGGCTAAGTTCCATCTGAAGACAACAGCAGAGCTTCTCAT GTGTGATGTTAATGCCTTAGAAGATGCATTGTGTAAGCGTGTTATGGTCACACCTGAGGAAGTTATAAAGAGAAGTCTCGATCCTCAAAGCGCTACAATTAGCAGGGATGGCTTGGCTAAAACACTTTATTCACGATTGTTTGACTG GCTGGTAGATAAAATTAATAAGTCAATTGGACAAGATCCAAACTCGAAATTTTTAATAGGAGTCCTCGACATCTACGGCTTCGAAAGCTTTAAGACTAATAG CTTTGAGCAGTTTTGTATTAACTTCACCAATGAGAAGTTGCAACAGCATTTCAATCAG CATGTATTTAAGATGGAGCAAGAAGAGTACACAAAAGAGAAGATCAATTGGAGCTACATTGAATTTGTTGATAACCAGGATGTCCTCGACCTTATTGAAAAG AAACCTGGAGGAATTGTTGCTCTTCTAGACGAAGCTTG CATGTTCCCGAAATCAACTCATGAAACTTTTGCAAACAAGCTTTATCAGACGTTTAAGAACCACAAGAGATTCATTAAGCCGAAATTGTCTCGCACTGATTTCACCATTGCTCATTATGCTGGAGAT GTTCTATACCAATCAGATCAATTTTTGGACAAAAACAAGGATTATGTGGTTCCTGAACATCAAGACTTGTTGAGTGCTTCCAAATGTTCGTTTGTATCAGGTCTTTTCCCTCCACTTCCAGAAGAAACATCTAAATCATCCAAGTTTTCTTCAATTGGTTCTCGTTTTAAG CTCCAACTACAGTCTCTAATGGACACATTAAATTCTACGGAACCTCACTACATCCGATGTGTAAAGCCGAACAACCAACTTAAACCTGCTATATTTGAGAATGTTAATATCATGCAACAACTCCGTTGTGGT GGTGTTCTAGAGGCAATCAGAATCAGTATGGCCGGATATCCAACTCGGAAACCTTTCTTTGAATTCATTAACCGATTCGGGCTGCTTCATCCTGAGGCTTTGGAAGGAAA CTATGATGAAAAGGTTGCTTGCCAGAAGATTCTGGAAAAGGCCGGTCTTCAAGGGTATCAA ATAGGCCTAACAAAGATCTTTCTGAGAGCTGGTCAGATGGCAGAATTAGATACAAGGAGAGCAGAAGTACTCAATACTGCTGCCAAAACTATACAGCGGCGGATTCGTACCCATATATCTCGTAAAAGATTCCTTGCAATACAAAAGGCATCTATTAATCTTCAGGCCATATGTAGAG GAAGATTGGCTTGCAAAGTTTATAGTAACAAGAGAGAGCAGGCAGCAGCTTTGAAAATTCAGAAGAACATAAGGAGGCACCAATCTAGACAAGCCTATAAGAAGCTTCATGTATCAGCCCTTGTCTTACAGACAGGCATGAGGGCAATGGCTGCTCATAATGAATTGAGATTCAGGAAGTTAAATAAAGCGGCTACATTGGTTCAG GCTCGATGGCGTTGTCGCAGAGCTGCTACATATTATAAGA CTCAAAGAGGATGTATAGTGACACAAACCAGGTGGAGGGGAAGAGTTGCAAGAAGAGAGCTTAGAAAGCTCAAAATG GCTGCAAGGGAAACAGGTGCACTAAAAGAAGCGAAGGATAAGCTTGAAAAGAATGTGGAGGAACTTACTTGGCGTTTACAGCTTGAGAAACGTTTAAGG ACTGATCTAGAAGAAGCAAAAGCTCAGGAGGTAGCAAAACTGCAAAACACATTGCAAGAAATGCAGAAAACAATTGATGAAACCAATGAATTGCTTGAAAAAGAACGAGAGTCTGCAAAGAAAGCCATCGAAGAAGCGCCTCCTGTTGTACAAGAGAAAGAAGTTTTAGTTGAAGATACAAAGCAAATTGAATCTCTAACAGAAGAATTGGAAACCCTAAAG ACCTCATTAGAATCGGAAAAACAAAGAGCAGACAGTGCTGAAGAAAAATACAATGAACTCAAAGAGTCAAGTGAAGAAACTGGAAAAAAACTGGACGAAAcagaaaaaaaacttaaacaacTCCAGGACACATTGAGAGG GTTAGAGGAGAAGCTCACTAATCTAGAATCGGAGAATAAAGTACTACGGCAACAGGCTGTATCTATGACTCCAAATAAGTTCCTTTCTGGACGCTCGAGATCGATTTTGCAG AGAGGTTCTGAAAGTGGGCATCTAGAACCAAGGGTACCCATT GATCTTCACAGCAGCTCAATAAACCATAGAGAGCCACACGAAGTGGAGGAGAAACCGCAAAAATCACTAAATGAGAAACAACAGGAAAACCAGGATTTGCTCATTCGATGTATTGCGCAACATTTAGGCTTTGCAGGGAACAGGCCTATTGCAGCTTGTATCATTTACAAATGTCTTCTGCAATGGAGATCGTTCGAAGTTGAGCGAACTAGTGTCTTTGATCGGATCATTCAGACTATAGGCAATGCTATTGAG ACCCAGGATAACAATGATGTCTTGGCCTATTGGCTATCCAATGCCTCCACACTTCTCTTGCTACTCCAATGCACATTAAAAGCTAGTGGTGCTGCTGGAATGACTCCACAACGCCGTCGATCATCATCAGCTACTTTGTTTGGGAGAATGACTCAA AGTTTCCGTGGAGCTCCACAAGGTGTCAGTCTTGCCTTAATTAATGGAGGCGTCACCGCTGGGGTGGACACGTTACGGCAAGTTGAAGCCAAGTACCCAGCCTTGCTTTTTAAGCAACAGCTTACAGCATATGTGGAGAAGATATATGGAATGATCAGAGATAATCTGAAGAAAGAAATTTCACCATTGCTTGGATTGTGCATACAG GCACCAAGAACATCCAGAGCAAGCTTGGTTAAAGGAGCATCGCGATCCGTTGCAAATACTGCAGGCCAACAGGCTTTGATTGCTCACTGGCAAGGGATTGTGAAGAGCCTTGGAAATTTCTTGAACACGTTGAAactaaatttt GTACCTCCATTCTTAGTCCGTAAGGTGTTTACACAGATATTCTCATTCATCAATGTTCAACTATTCAACAG TCTTTTGTTGAGGAGAGAGTGTTGTTCATTCAGTAATGGTGAATATGTTAAAGCTGGGTTAGCTGAACTTGAACACTGGTGTTATGAGGCAACCGATGAG TATGCAGGTTTAGCTTGGGATGAGCTCAAGCATATACGGCAGGCCATCGGTTTTCTA GTAATACATCAAAAATCTAAGAAAACACTGGATGAAATAAGCCACGATCTTTGTCCG GTCCTCAGTATACAGCAGCTGTATCGTATTAGTACGATGTATTGGGATGACAAGTATGGCACGCATAGTGTGTCCCCGGAT GTAATAGCCAATATGAGAGTGTTGATGACAGAAGATTCCAACAATGCAGTTAGTAATTCCTTCCTGCTGGATGATGATTCAAG CATTCCATTTTCAGTTGACGACCTATCAAAGTCGATGGAACAAATAGACATTGCGGACATCGAACCACCACCACTTATTCGCGAGAACATAGGCTTTAGTTTCTTGTTGCCACGTTCAGATTAA
- the LOC107926782 gene encoding uncharacterized protein: MSGNKLGIDGATLRKEALIFFSETEPRQIGMLYEDDLIPMLYKEEIIIRNDEHLLGLVHDNWIPRQPQPKSAPFHIIETSGLEETNSQTSLSKKRQQAEGNRKKSPVRKVKRRVPRLVIRSATELSERGIKFRKISECCLFNIQFKRGILYIPTLIVDHDTDRMFRNLIAYEQFKHDISIVRDYAKFLDCLINYANDVALLCDCGVIENRQGSNEDVAKMINKLNEYVYLCTENFHYSPIFIEVNRHCGRQLTLWTVKLRQKYFNVPWSWVLASISAATLLLILSFLQTIFSALSYFNQSAR; encoded by the coding sequence ATGTCCGGTAATAAGCTTGGGATTGATGGAGCAACTTTAAGAAAGGAAGCACTTATTTTCTTCTCAGAAACAGAACCACGGCAGATCGGAATGTTATATGAAGATGATCTTATCCCAATGTTATATAAAGAAGAAATTATTATCCGAAATGACGAGCATCTACTAGGCTTGGTGCACGATAATTGGATTCCACGACAACCACAACCAAAATCAGCTCCCTTCCATATAATAGAGACATCGGGCTTGGAGGAAACCAATTCGCAAACAAGTCTTTCTAAAAAAAGGCAGCAGGCCGAAGGAAATCGGAAGAAGTCTCCAGTCCGTAAAGTAAAGAGACGCGTACCACGGTTAGTCATAAGATCTGCAACGGAGCTGTCAGAGCGAGGAATCAAGTTCCGCAAAATTTCCGAATGTTGCTTGTTTAACATCCAATTTAAACGTGGAATACTTTATATTCCGACCTTGATAGTCGACCACGATACCGATCGAATGTTTCGGAACCTCATTGCTTACGAACAATTCAAACATGATATTAGCATCGTAAGGGATTATGCTAAATTCCTGGACTGCCTCATCAACTATGCCAACGATGTGGCTTTGCTATGCGACTGTGGGGTAATCGAGAATCGGCAAGGTAGCAACGAAGATGTGGCCAAAATGATTAACAAGCTTAACGAGTACGTTTATCTATGCACCGAAAACTTCCATTATTCCCCTATATTTATTGAGGTGAACAGGCACTGCGGTCGACAATTAACCTTATGGACGGTGAAACTGAGGCAGAAATATTTCAATGTCCCCTGGAGTTGGGTTCTCGCTTCCATTTCTGCTGCCACTCTCTTGCTCATACTTTCCTTTCTGCAAACTATATTCTCGGCTCTTTCTTATTTCAATCAAAGTGCAAGATGA
- the LOC107926824 gene encoding GRF1-interacting factor 1 isoform X1: MQQHLMQMHPMMAAYYPNNVTTDHIQQYLDENKSLILKIVESQNSGKLSECAENQARLQRNLMYLAAIADSQPQPPTMHAQFPSGGIMQPGAGHYMQHQQAQQMTQQSLMAARSSMLYSQQPFSALQQQQQQALHSQLGMSSGGSTGLHMLQTESSTAGGSGALGAGGFPDFGRGSSGEGIHGGRPMAGGSKQDIGSAGSAEGRGGSSGGQGGDGGETLYLKAADDGN, translated from the exons atgcaGCAGCACCTGATGCAGATGCATCCCATGATGGCAGCTTATTATCCCAACAACGTCACTACTGATCATATTCAACAG TATCTCGATGAGAACAAGTCATTGATCTTAAAGATTGTTGAGAGCCAGAATTCTGGGAAATTGAGTGAATGTGCGGA GAACCAAGCAAGGCTGCAGCGAAACCTCATGTACCTGGCTGCCATTGCGGATTCTCAACCCCAACCACCCACCATGCATGCACAG TTTCCATCTGGTGGTATCATGCAGCCAGGAGCTGGGCACTACATGCAGCACCAACAAGCTCAACAGATGACACAGCAGTCGCTTATGGCTGCTCGGTCCTCAATGTTGTATTCTCAGCAACCATTTTCCGCACTGCAACAACAACAGCAGCAAGCTTTGCACAGTCAGCTTGGCATGAGCTCTGGCGGAAGCACAGGCCTTCATATGCTGCAAACTGAATCTAGCACTGCAGGTGGCAGTGGAGCACTTGGGGCTGGAGGGTTTCCTGATTTTGGACGTGGTTCTTCTGGAGAAGGCATCCATGGTGGCAGGCCAATGGCAGGTGGAAGCAAGCAAGATATCGGGAGTGCCGGCTCAGCTGAAGGTCGTGGAGGAAGCTCTGGTGGTCAGGGTGGTGATGGGGGTGAAACCCTTTACTTAAAAGCAGCCGATGACGGGAACTGA
- the LOC107926824 gene encoding GRF1-interacting factor 1 isoform X3 — translation MYLAAIADSQPQPPTMHAQFPSGGIMQPGAGHYMQHQQAQQMTQQSLMAARSSMLYSQQPFSALQQQQQQALHSQLGMSSGGSTGLHMLQTESSTAGGSGALGAGGFPDFGRGSSGEGIHGGRPMAGGSKQDIGSAGSAEGRGGSSGGQGGDGGETLYLKAADDGN, via the exons ATGTACCTGGCTGCCATTGCGGATTCTCAACCCCAACCACCCACCATGCATGCACAG TTTCCATCTGGTGGTATCATGCAGCCAGGAGCTGGGCACTACATGCAGCACCAACAAGCTCAACAGATGACACAGCAGTCGCTTATGGCTGCTCGGTCCTCAATGTTGTATTCTCAGCAACCATTTTCCGCACTGCAACAACAACAGCAGCAAGCTTTGCACAGTCAGCTTGGCATGAGCTCTGGCGGAAGCACAGGCCTTCATATGCTGCAAACTGAATCTAGCACTGCAGGTGGCAGTGGAGCACTTGGGGCTGGAGGGTTTCCTGATTTTGGACGTGGTTCTTCTGGAGAAGGCATCCATGGTGGCAGGCCAATGGCAGGTGGAAGCAAGCAAGATATCGGGAGTGCCGGCTCAGCTGAAGGTCGTGGAGGAAGCTCTGGTGGTCAGGGTGGTGATGGGGGTGAAACCCTTTACTTAAAAGCAGCCGATGACGGGAACTGA